One part of the Micrococcus sp. 2A genome encodes these proteins:
- a CDS encoding metal ABC transporter permease has product MDWLTDPFLLGFQQRALLGGLIAALTCSVVGTWLVLRGMSFFGDAFVHGVLPGIALAVVLGGNLHVGAAVAAAVMMAGISLVHRATTLKEDTAIGLLFVGMMALGVVIISLSDSYTGSLTAILFGDALGVSPEGLRVQGAIAAAVVVLGLVLYRPLLALSFSEAKARALGMRPRLTHALLLVMIGAAVIGSFQAVGTVLVFGLLVGPPATAALITRTVPWMMAASMLIGALSVTLGLILSFHWGTAGSATMALVPIVLFFLVLAVRAAVQAARGRRLRAAARRTRDGLPTRRSVTS; this is encoded by the coding sequence GTGGACTGGCTGACCGACCCCTTCCTGCTGGGATTCCAGCAACGCGCCCTGCTCGGCGGGCTCATCGCCGCACTCACGTGCTCCGTGGTGGGCACCTGGCTCGTGCTGCGCGGCATGAGCTTCTTCGGGGACGCGTTCGTGCACGGCGTCCTGCCGGGCATCGCGCTCGCCGTGGTGCTGGGCGGGAACCTGCACGTGGGCGCCGCCGTGGCCGCCGCCGTCATGATGGCCGGCATCTCGCTCGTCCACCGGGCCACCACCCTCAAGGAGGACACGGCCATCGGCCTGCTGTTCGTGGGGATGATGGCCCTCGGCGTCGTGATCATCTCGCTCTCGGACTCCTACACGGGCTCCCTCACCGCCATCCTCTTCGGCGACGCCCTCGGCGTCTCGCCGGAGGGGCTGCGGGTGCAGGGCGCGATCGCGGCCGCCGTCGTGGTGCTGGGCCTGGTGCTGTACCGTCCGCTGCTGGCCCTGAGCTTCTCGGAGGCCAAGGCGCGCGCCCTCGGCATGCGCCCCCGGCTCACGCACGCGCTCCTGCTCGTGATGATCGGGGCCGCCGTGATCGGCTCGTTCCAGGCCGTGGGCACCGTGCTCGTGTTCGGCCTGCTCGTGGGCCCGCCCGCCACCGCCGCGCTGATCACACGCACCGTGCCGTGGATGATGGCCGCCTCCATGCTGATCGGCGCCCTCTCCGTCACCCTCGGCCTGATCCTGAGCTTCCACTGGGGCACGGCAGGATCCGCCACCATGGCGCTCGTGCCGATCGTCCTGTTCTTCCTCGTCCTGGCCGTGCGCGCCGCGGTGCAGGCCGCCCGGGGGCGCCGCCTCCGCGCCGCGGCCCGCCGCACGCGTGACGGCCTCCCGACCCGCCGGAGCGTGACCTCGTGA
- a CDS encoding hemolysin family protein yields MEWILLIAGILLVLGTGFFVAVEFSLIAIDVPTVQRMVDQGDRGAEPLLHCLKSLSTQLSACQLGITLTTLLTGYVMDPAIGRLVDPLLIGAGVPEAIAGTVSLLVAMVTATLLSMLIGELVPKNMAISQPLPIGRRLARPMLVFTAVFRPAIAVLNGFSNRVLGRFGIEAKEEISGARSPEELSSLVRRSAQLGTLDQQTATFLDRTLRFADRTAADVMTPRIRVETVGEDEGLSHVVELARQSGFSRFPVIGESSDDIRGVVHVKRVAAVPRERRADLTAGSLMSDIIRVPETVHLDQLLAELREANLQMAVVVDEYGGTAGVVTLEDVVEEIVGEVADEHDRITPGVLQTASGRWYFPADLRPDEAQAQITALSVPEDGAYETIGGFVMARLGRIARVGDVVAVDGGSLAVERMDGRRVERVRFDPVPADRTEARA; encoded by the coding sequence GTGGAGTGGATCCTGCTGATCGCCGGCATCCTGCTCGTCCTGGGCACCGGATTCTTCGTGGCCGTCGAGTTCTCGCTCATCGCGATCGACGTGCCCACCGTGCAGCGGATGGTGGACCAGGGCGACCGCGGCGCCGAGCCGCTCCTGCACTGCCTGAAGTCCCTGTCCACCCAGCTCTCCGCGTGCCAGCTGGGCATCACGCTCACCACGCTCCTGACGGGCTACGTCATGGACCCGGCGATCGGGCGCCTCGTGGACCCGCTCCTGATCGGGGCGGGCGTACCCGAGGCGATCGCGGGCACCGTCTCGCTCCTCGTCGCCATGGTGACGGCCACGCTGCTCTCCATGCTGATCGGCGAGCTGGTGCCCAAGAACATGGCAATCTCCCAGCCCCTCCCCATCGGGCGTCGGCTCGCGCGGCCCATGCTCGTGTTCACGGCCGTCTTCCGGCCCGCGATCGCGGTCCTCAACGGCTTCTCCAACCGCGTCCTCGGGCGCTTCGGGATCGAGGCGAAGGAGGAGATCTCCGGCGCCCGCAGCCCTGAGGAGCTCTCCTCGCTCGTGCGGCGCTCGGCCCAGCTCGGCACGCTCGACCAGCAGACGGCCACGTTCCTGGACCGCACCCTGCGCTTCGCGGACCGCACGGCGGCCGACGTGATGACCCCGCGCATCCGCGTGGAGACCGTGGGCGAGGACGAGGGGCTCTCCCACGTCGTGGAGCTCGCCCGGCAGAGCGGCTTCTCCCGCTTCCCCGTGATCGGCGAGTCCTCGGACGACATCCGCGGCGTCGTGCACGTGAAGAGGGTCGCGGCCGTCCCCCGGGAGCGCCGCGCCGACCTCACGGCCGGCTCCCTCATGTCGGACATCATCCGCGTCCCCGAGACCGTCCACCTGGACCAGCTGCTCGCGGAGCTGCGCGAGGCCAACCTGCAGATGGCCGTGGTGGTGGACGAGTACGGCGGCACCGCCGGCGTCGTCACCCTCGAGGACGTGGTGGAGGAGATCGTGGGCGAGGTCGCCGACGAGCACGACCGGATCACCCCCGGCGTCCTGCAGACCGCCTCCGGACGCTGGTACTTCCCGGCCGATCTGCGCCCGGACGAGGCGCAGGCCCAGATCACCGCGCTGTCCGTCCCCGAGGACGGCGCCTACGAGACCATCGGCGGCTTCGTGATGGCCCGCCTCGGCCGCATCGCCCGGGTGGGCGACGTCGTGGCCGTCGACGGCGGATCGCTCGCGGTGGAGCGCATGGACGGACGGCGGGTGGAGCGCGTGCGCTTCGACCCGGTGCCCGCGGACAGGACGGAGGCCCGCGCATGA
- a CDS encoding hemolysin family protein: MSEDVIGLLWLVVLLVANAFFVAGEFAVMGARRSQIEPRAEAGSRPATTALYAMEHVSAMLAVCQLGITVCSLLILNVSEPALHHLLVVPMEAVGVPAGVADIAAFVVALLVVTFLHVTFGEMIPKNAAVSFADRAVMLLAQPLVWLSRLLHPIIVSLNWAANLVLRAFGIEPKDEVASSFTLEEVQSIVAESTRSGTLEDESGVLHSALEFSSYTAGDVMVPLERVVTVPEDVTPQAFEWAVGRVGFSRFVVEDPDGGYTGYLHLKDVLMVAPDAYERPVPLTRIRSLANVRADDEVEDALALMQRTGSHLARVITTEGTTVGVLFLEDVLEELVGEIHDVTQTPRRMRLA, from the coding sequence ATGAGCGAGGACGTGATCGGACTGCTCTGGCTGGTGGTCCTGCTGGTCGCCAACGCCTTCTTCGTGGCGGGCGAGTTCGCCGTCATGGGTGCTCGCCGCTCCCAGATCGAGCCGCGCGCCGAGGCAGGCTCCCGGCCGGCCACGACCGCCCTGTACGCCATGGAGCACGTCTCGGCGATGCTGGCCGTGTGCCAGCTCGGCATCACCGTGTGCTCGCTCCTGATCCTCAACGTCTCGGAGCCGGCCCTGCACCACCTGCTCGTGGTGCCGATGGAGGCCGTCGGCGTGCCTGCGGGCGTCGCGGACATCGCCGCGTTCGTCGTCGCCCTCCTGGTGGTCACGTTCCTCCACGTGACGTTCGGCGAGATGATCCCCAAGAACGCGGCGGTGTCGTTCGCCGATCGCGCCGTCATGCTCCTGGCCCAGCCGCTCGTGTGGCTCAGCCGCCTGCTCCACCCCATCATCGTGTCCCTGAACTGGGCCGCGAACCTCGTGCTGCGGGCGTTCGGGATCGAGCCGAAGGACGAGGTGGCCTCCTCCTTCACGCTCGAGGAGGTCCAGTCGATCGTGGCCGAGTCCACGCGCTCGGGCACCCTCGAGGACGAGTCCGGCGTGCTGCACTCCGCCCTGGAGTTCTCCTCCTACACGGCCGGCGACGTCATGGTCCCGCTGGAGCGCGTGGTCACGGTGCCGGAGGACGTCACCCCGCAGGCCTTCGAGTGGGCCGTGGGACGGGTGGGCTTCTCCCGCTTCGTGGTGGAGGACCCCGACGGCGGGTACACCGGCTACCTGCACCTCAAGGACGTGCTCATGGTGGCCCCCGACGCCTACGAGCGTCCCGTGCCGCTCACGCGCATCCGCTCCCTGGCCAACGTGCGCGCCGACGACGAGGTGGAGGACGCGCTCGCGCTCATGCAGCGCACCGGCTCCCACCTGGCGCGCGTGATCACCACGGAGGGCACCACCGTGGGCGTGCTGTTCCTGGAGGACGTCCTCGAGGAGCTCGTGGGTGAGATCCACGACGTCACGCAGACCCCACGGCGGATGCGGCTGGCCTGA
- a CDS encoding GDSL-type esterase/lipase family protein translates to MQSRQIRIAAVGDHILAGAGDARAIGWWGRVLARTSAQDVTLENYVLAVPHETTEQLNERWWGEASRRFSDTTENRLVVALSDADLDIEASSSARSRLNLANVLDTASQRDIPVLVVGPTPSLDEERNARLAELNAAYLDVADRRRHVYVDAFTPLVGHEQWRSDLASGQGLPGQAGHGLIAWLVLHRGWYQWLGVPEPTA, encoded by the coding sequence GTGCAGTCTCGCCAGATCCGGATCGCCGCCGTCGGCGACCACATCCTCGCCGGCGCGGGGGATGCCCGCGCCATCGGGTGGTGGGGTCGCGTGCTTGCCCGCACGTCCGCCCAGGACGTGACCCTCGAGAACTACGTCCTCGCGGTGCCGCATGAGACCACGGAGCAGCTCAACGAGCGCTGGTGGGGCGAGGCCTCGCGGCGGTTCTCCGACACCACGGAGAACCGCCTCGTGGTGGCCCTCTCGGACGCCGACCTGGACATCGAGGCCTCGTCCTCGGCCCGTTCGCGCCTCAACCTCGCGAACGTGCTGGACACCGCCTCCCAGCGGGACATCCCCGTGCTCGTGGTCGGCCCCACCCCCTCTCTCGACGAGGAGCGCAACGCGCGGCTCGCCGAGCTGAACGCGGCGTACCTGGACGTGGCCGACCGCCGTCGCCACGTGTACGTGGACGCGTTCACGCCGCTCGTGGGCCACGAGCAGTGGCGCTCGGACCTGGCGTCCGGCCAGGGCCTGCCGGGCCAGGCCGGGCACGGGCTGATCGCGTGGCTCGTGCTGCACCGCGGGTGGTACCAGTGGCTGGGCGTCCCGGAGCCCACCGCCTGA
- a CDS encoding metal ABC transporter substrate-binding protein, which translates to MTAPRRARTLAAPLLVLALGLSACGSEAGEGAGRPAADPGEGKPVAVATTTQLGSVLADVTACRDAESGTIMGPGDDPHDVSPSSEQVAQMVRAGLVFSNGLGLEGGMGSALENAKRDGADVVEVAPRLDPLPFGAGEAEHAGESAEEHAAHAHEGHAHGSQDPHVWMDVARMATAASVMGDALAEHTGDDGYAECGRRVQGELEDTDRQVREILAAVPAERRTLVTDHDAYGYFGAAYGFEVAGVVIPGGSTDAEPSSQELAALASQVRESGADAILTSVAAGTGLVDAVSREAGDLPVVELYESGVGPADSAESDYADAMLHNARTLADALAG; encoded by the coding sequence GTGACCGCTCCCCGCCGTGCCCGCACTCTCGCCGCACCCCTCCTCGTGCTCGCCCTCGGGCTGAGCGCGTGCGGCTCCGAGGCCGGCGAGGGGGCCGGCCGCCCGGCCGCCGACCCGGGGGAGGGGAAGCCCGTCGCCGTGGCCACCACCACCCAGCTCGGATCGGTCCTCGCGGACGTCACGGCGTGCCGCGACGCGGAGTCCGGGACGATCATGGGCCCGGGCGACGATCCGCACGACGTGTCCCCGTCCTCCGAGCAGGTGGCCCAGATGGTCCGCGCCGGACTCGTGTTCTCCAACGGCCTCGGCCTCGAGGGCGGCATGGGGTCCGCGCTCGAGAATGCGAAGCGGGACGGCGCCGACGTCGTGGAGGTGGCACCCCGGCTGGACCCCCTGCCCTTCGGCGCCGGTGAGGCCGAGCACGCGGGGGAGAGTGCCGAGGAGCACGCCGCCCACGCCCACGAGGGCCACGCCCACGGCTCGCAGGACCCGCATGTCTGGATGGACGTGGCGCGCATGGCCACGGCCGCGTCGGTGATGGGCGACGCCCTGGCCGAGCACACCGGCGACGACGGCTACGCCGAGTGCGGGCGCCGCGTGCAGGGGGAGCTCGAGGACACCGACCGGCAGGTTCGCGAGATCCTGGCGGCCGTCCCCGCGGAGCGGCGCACGCTCGTCACCGACCACGACGCCTACGGCTACTTCGGAGCGGCGTACGGGTTCGAGGTGGCCGGCGTCGTGATCCCGGGCGGATCGACGGACGCGGAGCCCTCCTCCCAGGAGCTCGCGGCCCTGGCCTCCCAGGTGCGCGAGTCCGGCGCGGATGCGATCCTCACCTCCGTGGCAGCGGGCACGGGCCTCGTGGACGCGGTCTCCCGGGAGGCGGGGGACCTGCCGGTCGTGGAGCTGTACGAGTCCGGCGTCGGGCCCGCGGACTCCGCCGAGTCCGATTATGCCGACGCCATGCTCCACAACGCGCGGACGCTCGCCGACGCCCTCGCCGGCTGA
- a CDS encoding multifunctional oxoglutarate decarboxylase/oxoglutarate dehydrogenase thiamine pyrophosphate-binding subunit/dihydrolipoyllysine-residue succinyltransferase subunit, whose translation MPELTSDRLAQEFPGNEKLVAEIYRKYRADEGSVDRQWAQIFARLEASAPQQAASATPSKPAPAKTSPAKAASAEGDGPQSATAPSANATPVRTGGDTRAASATATAAPATAQPKTAPAKTSAKKAAAQAVPSEPAKDEPTAGASTKEEKATVLKGMAKAVASNMDASLSMPTATTVRDVPAKLLMDNRAMINSHLARTRGGKVSFTHLIGYAIVRALNEMPAMNVLYEERDGKPTMVEPAHVNFGLAIDLPKPDGTRALVVPNVKAAETLDFRGFWQAYDDLVQRARKNKLTMDDYAGTTVSLTNPGGIGTVHSVPRLSKGQAAIIGVGALTYPAAFQGAAESTLNDLAISRTITLTSTYDHRVIQGAGSGEFLKIIHGYLLGEDGFYDEVFQSLRIPYEPVRWAQDVQVNPDEQVGKVARVQQLIHAYRDRGHLLANVDPLEYTMRTHPDLDVREHGLTLWDLDRPWPTGGFGGQSTLPLRAILGVLRDAYCRTIGVEYMHIQNPAERAWFQDQLERPYNKPTREEQLRILSRLNAAEAFETFLQTKYIGQKRFSLEGGESLIPLLDHILGDAADAGIDEVAIGMAHRGRLNVLTNIAGKTYGQVFREFEGATPNGASGSGDVKYHMGTEGTFMSDAGNSTRVYLAANPSHLEAVDPVLEGIVRAKQDRLDLGSEHPDSFSVLPILVHGDAAFAGQGVVTEVLNLSQLPGYRTGGTVHVIVNNQVGFTTPPSQARSSVYATDVAKSIQAPILHVNGDEPESVMRVAQLAFEYRQRFNKDVVIDLVCYRRRGHNEGDDPSMTQPRMYNLIEQKRSTRKLYVESLVGRGDITQEEADTALRDYQQQLERVFAETHESNADTSGTGGIEPASDRDRAPQAPAKTAISPETLRAIGEAHLATPEDFTVHPKLSTLLERRAKMAVDGGIDWGFAELAAFGSLLMEGVPVRLAGQDSQRGTFTQRHSVFHDRVTDEEWTPLKNLSPDQAKFWVYNSLLSEYAALGFEYGYSVERSDALVLWEAQFGDFLNGAQTVIDEFISSAEQKWSQSSSVVLLLPHGYEGQGPDHSSARIERFLQMCAEDNMRVVNPSNGASHFHLLREQAYARPRKPLIVFTPKQLLRLKAAANSVEDFTQGRFQPVIPDAGVDAKKVTRVLLVSGRLYYDLLARREKSGDETTAIVRVEQLYPLPLEEIREQLAAYGDAEVMWVQDEPANQGPWPFMALNLVPQLGREVRLVSRPASASTSAGTKGRHDTELQTLLDTSFGR comes from the coding sequence GTGCCAGAACTCACGTCTGATCGGCTCGCGCAGGAGTTCCCCGGGAACGAGAAGCTCGTGGCCGAGATCTACCGGAAGTACCGCGCCGACGAGGGCTCCGTGGATCGTCAGTGGGCACAGATCTTCGCTCGCCTCGAGGCGAGCGCCCCGCAGCAGGCGGCCTCCGCCACGCCGTCGAAGCCCGCCCCCGCGAAGACGTCCCCCGCGAAGGCCGCCTCGGCCGAGGGCGACGGCCCGCAGTCCGCCACCGCGCCGTCGGCGAACGCCACCCCGGTCCGCACCGGCGGGGACACCCGCGCCGCGTCCGCAACCGCGACGGCCGCCCCCGCCACCGCCCAGCCGAAGACCGCGCCCGCCAAGACCAGCGCCAAGAAGGCCGCCGCCCAGGCCGTGCCCTCCGAGCCCGCCAAGGACGAGCCCACCGCGGGCGCCTCCACGAAGGAGGAGAAGGCCACCGTGCTCAAGGGCATGGCCAAGGCCGTGGCCTCCAACATGGACGCCTCCCTCTCCATGCCCACCGCCACCACGGTGCGCGACGTGCCCGCCAAGCTGCTCATGGACAACCGCGCCATGATCAACAGCCACCTGGCCCGCACCCGCGGCGGCAAGGTCTCCTTCACGCACCTCATCGGCTACGCGATCGTGCGCGCGCTGAACGAGATGCCCGCCATGAACGTGCTCTACGAGGAGCGCGACGGCAAGCCCACCATGGTGGAGCCCGCCCACGTGAACTTCGGCCTGGCCATCGACCTGCCCAAGCCGGACGGCACGCGCGCGCTCGTGGTCCCCAACGTGAAGGCCGCCGAGACCCTGGACTTCCGCGGCTTCTGGCAGGCCTACGACGACCTGGTCCAGCGCGCCCGCAAGAACAAGCTGACCATGGACGACTACGCCGGCACCACGGTCTCGCTGACCAACCCCGGCGGCATCGGCACGGTGCACTCCGTGCCCCGCCTCTCCAAGGGCCAGGCCGCCATCATCGGCGTCGGTGCCCTCACCTACCCGGCCGCCTTCCAGGGCGCCGCGGAGAGCACCCTCAACGACCTGGCGATCTCCCGCACCATCACGCTGACCTCCACGTACGACCACCGCGTGATCCAGGGCGCCGGCTCGGGCGAGTTCCTCAAGATCATCCACGGCTACCTGCTCGGCGAGGACGGCTTCTACGACGAGGTCTTCCAGTCCCTGCGGATCCCCTACGAGCCCGTCCGCTGGGCCCAGGACGTCCAGGTCAACCCGGACGAGCAGGTCGGCAAGGTCGCCCGCGTGCAGCAGCTCATCCACGCGTACCGGGACCGCGGCCACCTCCTGGCCAACGTGGACCCGCTCGAGTACACGATGCGCACCCACCCGGACCTGGACGTCCGCGAGCACGGCCTCACCCTGTGGGACCTGGACCGCCCGTGGCCCACGGGCGGCTTCGGAGGGCAGTCCACGCTGCCCCTCCGCGCCATCCTCGGCGTGCTGCGGGACGCGTACTGCCGCACCATCGGCGTCGAGTACATGCACATCCAGAACCCGGCCGAGCGCGCCTGGTTCCAGGACCAGCTCGAGCGCCCGTACAACAAGCCGACCCGCGAGGAGCAGCTGCGCATCCTCAGCCGCCTGAACGCGGCCGAGGCCTTCGAGACGTTCCTGCAGACCAAGTACATCGGCCAGAAGCGCTTCTCCCTCGAGGGCGGCGAGTCCCTCATCCCCCTCCTGGACCACATCCTGGGCGACGCCGCGGACGCGGGCATAGACGAGGTGGCGATCGGCATGGCCCATCGCGGCCGTCTGAACGTGCTCACCAACATCGCCGGCAAGACGTACGGCCAGGTGTTCCGGGAGTTCGAGGGCGCCACGCCGAACGGCGCCTCCGGCTCCGGCGACGTGAAGTACCACATGGGCACGGAGGGCACCTTCATGTCCGACGCCGGCAACAGCACCCGCGTGTACCTCGCCGCCAATCCCTCGCACCTGGAGGCCGTGGACCCGGTCCTGGAGGGCATCGTCCGCGCGAAGCAGGACCGCCTCGACCTCGGCTCGGAGCACCCGGACTCCTTCAGCGTGCTGCCGATCCTGGTGCACGGCGACGCGGCCTTCGCCGGCCAGGGCGTGGTGACCGAGGTGCTCAACCTCTCCCAGCTGCCCGGCTACCGCACCGGCGGCACCGTGCACGTCATCGTCAACAACCAGGTGGGCTTCACGACGCCGCCCTCCCAGGCCCGCTCCTCCGTGTACGCCACGGACGTGGCCAAGAGCATCCAGGCGCCGATCCTCCACGTGAACGGCGACGAGCCGGAGTCCGTGATGCGCGTGGCCCAGCTGGCGTTCGAGTACCGCCAGCGCTTCAACAAGGACGTCGTCATCGACCTCGTGTGCTACCGCCGCCGCGGCCACAACGAGGGCGACGACCCGTCGATGACGCAGCCGCGCATGTACAACCTGATCGAGCAGAAGCGCTCCACCCGCAAGCTGTACGTCGAGTCCCTCGTGGGCCGCGGCGACATCACGCAGGAGGAGGCGGACACCGCGCTGCGGGACTACCAGCAGCAGCTCGAGCGCGTGTTCGCGGAGACCCACGAGTCCAACGCCGACACCTCGGGCACCGGCGGCATCGAGCCCGCGAGCGACCGCGACCGCGCTCCCCAGGCCCCGGCCAAGACGGCCATCTCCCCGGAGACCCTGCGGGCCATCGGCGAGGCGCACCTGGCGACCCCGGAGGACTTCACCGTCCACCCGAAGCTCTCGACCCTGCTGGAGCGCCGCGCCAAGATGGCCGTGGACGGCGGGATCGACTGGGGCTTCGCAGAGCTCGCGGCGTTCGGCTCCCTCCTGATGGAGGGCGTGCCGGTGCGCCTCGCGGGCCAGGACTCGCAGCGCGGCACCTTCACGCAGCGCCACTCGGTGTTCCACGACCGCGTCACGGACGAGGAGTGGACGCCGCTGAAGAACCTCTCGCCGGACCAGGCGAAGTTCTGGGTCTACAACTCGCTGCTCTCCGAGTACGCCGCCCTCGGCTTCGAGTACGGCTACTCGGTGGAGCGCTCCGACGCCCTGGTGCTGTGGGAAGCGCAGTTCGGCGACTTCCTCAACGGCGCGCAGACCGTGATCGACGAGTTCATCTCCTCGGCCGAGCAGAAGTGGTCGCAGAGCTCCTCGGTGGTGCTCCTGCTCCCCCACGGCTACGAAGGCCAGGGGCCGGACCACTCCTCCGCCCGCATCGAGCGCTTCCTGCAGATGTGCGCCGAGGACAACATGCGCGTGGTGAACCCCTCGAACGGCGCGAGCCACTTCCACCTGCTACGCGAGCAGGCCTACGCCCGCCCGCGCAAGCCGCTGATCGTGTTCACGCCCAAGCAGCTGCTGCGTCTCAAGGCGGCGGCCAACTCGGTGGAGGACTTCACGCAGGGCCGCTTCCAGCCGGTCATCCCGGACGCCGGGGTGGACGCGAAGAAGGTCACGCGCGTGCTCCTGGTCTCCGGCCGGCTGTACTACGACCTGCTGGCCCGCCGCGAGAAGTCCGGCGACGAGACGACCGCGATCGTCCGCGTGGAGCAGCTCTACCCGCTGCCCCTCGAGGAGATCCGCGAGCAGCTCGCCGCCTACGGCGACGCCGAGGTCATGTGGGTGCAGGACGAGCCGGCCAACCAGGGCCCGTGGCCCTTCATGGCCCTCAACCTGGTGCCTCAGCTGGGCCGCGAGGTGCGCCTCGTCTCCCGCCCGGCCTCCGCCTCCACCTCGGCGGGCACGAAGGGCCGGCACGACACCGAGCTGCAGACCCTCCTGGACACCTCGTTCGGCCGCTGA
- a CDS encoding GuaB1 family IMP dehydrogenase-related protein, with protein MRFLTPPSVDLTYNDVFLVPSRSDVASRMDVDIAPDDATGGSIPLVSANMTAVTGRRMVETMARRGGLGILPQDVPADVIAETVARVKSAHPVVDTALTVRAHDTVLDLLHLMDRRNHGVVAVVDADGGLLGLVRPRDCDDVDRFASASSVMHPAALTLTADELGGDAGAHPGADVLRAAFERLHAAHLDVAPVVESGTGGGAPRLRGVVTRAGLLRSSLFMPSRDAGGRLRVGAALGINGAVGEKASALLEAGVDVLVVDTAHGHQETMLDALAAVRSLDPGVPVVAGNVVTAEGVHDLVAAGADIVKVGVGPGAMCTTRMQTAVGRPQLSAVLECAAAAREAGARVWADGGVKHPRDVALALAAGASSVMIGSWFAGTLESPGDLVHDADGRRHKESFGMASARAVEHRTRHEDPFTKARKGMFEEGISSSRMDVDPRRPSVEDLLDTITAGVRSALTYAGARDLAEFRERAVLGLQSAAGYDEGRPVAASW; from the coding sequence ATGCGCTTCCTCACCCCGCCGAGCGTCGACCTCACCTACAACGACGTGTTCCTCGTCCCCTCCCGCTCCGACGTCGCGAGCCGCATGGACGTGGACATCGCCCCGGACGACGCGACGGGCGGCTCCATCCCGCTCGTCTCGGCCAACATGACCGCCGTCACCGGCCGGCGCATGGTGGAGACGATGGCCCGCCGCGGCGGCCTCGGGATCCTGCCCCAGGACGTCCCCGCCGACGTGATCGCCGAGACGGTCGCCCGCGTGAAGTCCGCCCACCCCGTGGTGGACACCGCGCTGACGGTGCGCGCGCACGACACCGTCCTGGACCTGCTGCACCTCATGGACCGACGCAACCACGGCGTCGTCGCGGTGGTGGACGCCGACGGCGGCCTCCTCGGCCTGGTCCGTCCGCGGGACTGCGACGACGTGGACCGCTTCGCCTCGGCGTCCTCCGTGATGCACCCGGCCGCGCTCACGCTGACCGCGGACGAGCTGGGCGGGGACGCCGGCGCCCACCCCGGCGCGGACGTGCTGCGCGCGGCCTTCGAGCGCCTGCACGCCGCCCACCTCGACGTGGCGCCCGTCGTCGAGTCCGGGACCGGCGGCGGGGCCCCGCGCCTGCGCGGCGTGGTCACCCGCGCGGGCCTGCTGCGCTCCTCCCTCTTCATGCCCAGCCGCGACGCCGGCGGACGGCTGCGCGTGGGCGCGGCCCTCGGCATCAACGGCGCCGTGGGGGAGAAGGCCTCCGCCCTCCTCGAGGCCGGCGTGGACGTGCTCGTGGTGGACACCGCGCACGGCCACCAGGAGACGATGCTCGACGCCCTCGCCGCGGTGCGCTCGCTCGACCCCGGCGTGCCGGTGGTCGCCGGCAACGTGGTGACCGCCGAGGGCGTGCACGACCTCGTGGCCGCCGGCGCCGACATCGTGAAGGTGGGGGTGGGCCCGGGCGCCATGTGCACCACGCGCATGCAGACCGCCGTCGGCCGCCCGCAGCTGTCCGCCGTGCTGGAGTGCGCGGCCGCCGCCCGCGAGGCCGGTGCCCGCGTGTGGGCCGACGGCGGCGTGAAGCACCCGCGTGACGTGGCCCTTGCCCTCGCGGCCGGGGCGAGCTCGGTGATGATCGGCTCGTGGTTCGCGGGCACGCTCGAGTCCCCGGGGGACCTCGTGCACGACGCCGACGGCCGCCGCCACAAGGAGAGCTTCGGCATGGCCTCGGCCCGGGCCGTCGAGCACCGCACGCGCCACGAGGACCCCTTCACCAAGGCCCGCAAGGGCATGTTCGAGGAGGGCATCTCCTCCTCGCGCATGGACGTGGACCCCCGCCGCCCCTCCGTGGAGGACCTGCTGGACACCATCACCGCCGGCGTCCGCTCCGCCCTCACGTACGCGGGTGCGCGGGACCTGGCGGAGTTCCGCGAGCGGGCCGTCCTGGGGCTGCAGTCCGCCGCCGGCTACGACGAGGGCCGGCCCGTGGCCGCCTCGTGGTGA